One window from the genome of Commensalibacter oyaizuii encodes:
- a CDS encoding ABC transporter permease yields MFINHPYFRLPIMIIGLFIIWECSHIFLGIPDYLLPSPFSVFVAMKTNAVLLWNMSLVTFYETILGLIFGCILGMILALLMTMVPFIRQWFMPIILISQSIPTFALAPLLVLWFGFGIKSKIVMTIIMIFFPVTSAFFDGLNRTPQGWLDLGKTMNASPIRQLCFIRLPAALPAFASGLRIATAIAPIGAVVGEWVGASSGLGFLMQTANSRFQTDLMFAALFILSVFTLSLWGLVTIITKKLIPWADEAS; encoded by the coding sequence ATGTTTATAAATCATCCTTATTTTCGTCTTCCTATCATGATTATTGGATTGTTTATAATATGGGAATGTTCCCATATTTTTCTGGGTATTCCCGACTATTTATTACCTTCCCCCTTTTCTGTTTTCGTTGCTATGAAAACCAACGCTGTGCTTTTATGGAATATGAGCTTGGTCACTTTCTATGAAACCATATTGGGATTAATTTTTGGATGTATTTTGGGAATGATTTTGGCCTTATTAATGACGATGGTTCCCTTTATACGCCAATGGTTCATGCCCATTATTTTAATCAGCCAATCTATTCCTACCTTTGCCCTAGCACCGTTATTGGTTTTATGGTTTGGGTTTGGAATAAAATCAAAAATTGTTATGACCATTATTATGATCTTTTTTCCAGTAACCTCGGCCTTTTTCGATGGATTGAACCGCACCCCCCAAGGATGGCTAGATTTAGGTAAAACCATGAACGCATCCCCCATCAGGCAACTTTGTTTTATACGTCTGCCCGCAGCACTTCCTGCTTTTGCCTCGGGGTTGCGTATTGCAACAGCGATTGCACCCATTGGTGCTGTTGTTGGAGAATGGGTTGGTGCGTCCTCTGGGCTGGGATTTTTAATGCAAACAGCTAACAGCCGTTTTCAGACAGATTTAATGTTTGCAGCTTTATTTATTTTATCTGTCTTCACCCTCAGCCTATGGGGATTAGTAACGATTATTACCAAAAAATTAATCCCATGGGCTGATGAAGCATCATAA
- the ccmE gene encoding cytochrome c maturation protein CcmE, whose product MKRKTKRLWIVLSCMLGIAVAITLVLSAFSSNLVYFKAPSQIINHPTPARTTIRLGGMVVAHSLQYSRTGQTPTAQFKITDGQAAIEVHYTGVLPDLFREGQSVIAIGSLGKDNIFNANEVLAKHDETYMPKEVAEALRKNGKWDPKYGPPPDAATWNHMTKP is encoded by the coding sequence ATGAAGCGTAAAACCAAAAGGTTATGGATTGTCCTAAGTTGCATGCTTGGGATTGCTGTGGCCATCACCTTGGTTTTATCTGCATTTTCAAGCAATTTGGTCTATTTCAAAGCACCCTCCCAAATTATTAATCACCCAACCCCAGCACGAACGACCATTCGGTTGGGGGGAATGGTTGTTGCGCATTCTTTACAGTACAGCCGCACAGGTCAAACCCCCACTGCTCAATTTAAAATTACAGACGGACAAGCCGCAATTGAAGTCCATTACACAGGTGTACTGCCCGATTTGTTTCGCGAAGGACAAAGTGTTATTGCCATTGGCTCATTAGGAAAAGATAATATATTTAACGCTAATGAGGTATTGGCAAAGCATGACGAAACCTATATGCCCAAAGAAGTTGCCGAGGCCTTGCGTAAAAACGGGAAATGGGACCCTAAATATGGCCCACCGCCCGATGCTGCCACGTGGAATCACATGACAAAACCTTAG
- a CDS encoding heme ABC transporter permease: MILSIPSKKSFRFIVNRLANPGVFLRFTTKAQPWVTTSALIISLIGIIGGLFFAPADWQQGDSVRIMYLHVPMAILASGGYFALAICALLSLIWRHPLADLAAAEISPIGATITALCLITGSLWGKPMWGTWWVWDARLTSVLVLFFLYLGHITLLHAFDDQQKGYKAAAILALVGVFDLPIIKFSVNWWNTLHQPSTFSFTHASSITLSMMWPLFFCIIGFALGFVALVFYRLRAAIIEHQIRHLLISSTQDDRI, encoded by the coding sequence ATCATATTGTCTATCCCCTCGAAAAAATCTTTTCGATTCATCGTGAATCGATTGGCTAATCCAGGTGTATTCTTACGCTTTACAACCAAAGCTCAACCTTGGGTTACGACAAGTGCACTTATTATTTCCTTAATTGGCATCATAGGGGGATTATTTTTCGCTCCTGCTGACTGGCAACAAGGGGATAGTGTTCGAATAATGTATCTTCATGTCCCTATGGCTATTTTGGCAAGTGGGGGTTATTTTGCTTTAGCCATTTGCGCCCTCTTATCCCTGATTTGGAGACATCCCTTGGCTGATTTGGCCGCCGCGGAGATCAGCCCCATTGGTGCAACCATTACGGCCTTGTGCTTGATTACAGGTTCTTTATGGGGAAAACCAATGTGGGGTACATGGTGGGTATGGGATGCTCGCCTTACCTCAGTTTTGGTTTTATTTTTTTTATATTTAGGGCATATCACCTTGTTACATGCTTTTGACGATCAACAAAAAGGTTATAAAGCCGCTGCTATTTTAGCATTGGTTGGCGTTTTTGATTTGCCCATTATTAAATTTAGCGTGAATTGGTGGAACACTTTGCATCAACCCAGCACTTTCAGTTTTACGCATGCGTCTTCTATTACTTTATCTATGATGTGGCCTTTGTTTTTTTGTATAATTGGATTTGCATTAGGATTTGTTGCCTTGGTATTTTATCGATTGCGCGCGGCCATTATTGAACATCAAATTCGTCACTTACTTATTTCTTCAACTCAAGATGATAGGATCTAG
- a CDS encoding MFS transporter — protein MADQQFIISVYKKYSALIGTILAQFALGSFYTWSLFNHSLAIKLDVPLYKVTLTFGLACFMLAVCSSLAGIIQEKIGVKWAILIAACLMFMGLYLTSKANSLMEVYIGIGGLVGIAEGTIYLMILTNCVKLFPNHKGVISSLSVGAYGLGGFVFKYINHWLLMSQGLSVALMLWGGIVFLCLLISASLIINVKLEQTKNNYSIRNVLSNSVYWQFALIFLITSISGIYLIGAVKDIGEQLAQLTLTQAANAVAILTFSNLCGRLVIGSLSDKIGTLMALRLCQILLLMGVASMCYPTLTISIFYASVIMIAFGFGGTIAVYPALISDFYGLRGVTKNYGFIYLGFGIGGLVSNMISMISPGFYQTLLVLLSIVLISTLLTYRIKNKHYEIV, from the coding sequence ATGGCTGATCAACAGTTTATAATATCTGTTTATAAAAAATATAGCGCTTTAATAGGAACGATACTTGCCCAATTTGCTTTGGGATCGTTTTATACTTGGAGTTTATTTAATCATAGTTTGGCCATTAAGCTTGACGTCCCTTTATACAAAGTAACTCTAACCTTTGGGTTGGCTTGTTTCATGTTAGCGGTTTGTTCATCGTTGGCAGGAATCATACAGGAGAAAATCGGGGTTAAGTGGGCCATTTTAATAGCAGCCTGTTTGATGTTTATGGGGTTATATTTAACATCCAAAGCAAATAGCTTAATGGAGGTATATATTGGAATAGGGGGATTGGTTGGAATTGCCGAGGGTACAATCTATTTGATGATTTTAACCAACTGTGTGAAATTGTTTCCTAATCATAAAGGGGTGATTTCCTCGTTATCTGTAGGGGCGTATGGATTAGGCGGTTTTGTTTTTAAGTATATTAATCATTGGTTATTAATGTCGCAGGGATTGTCTGTGGCGTTGATGTTATGGGGCGGAATTGTTTTTCTTTGCCTGTTAATTTCAGCATCTTTGATCATTAACGTTAAGTTGGAACAAACCAAAAATAATTATTCGATCAGAAATGTATTATCGAATAGTGTTTATTGGCAGTTCGCCTTAATTTTTTTAATTACAAGTATCAGTGGTATATATCTGATTGGAGCTGTGAAGGATATTGGGGAACAATTAGCCCAGCTGACCTTAACACAAGCTGCAAATGCCGTTGCGATTTTAACATTTTCAAATCTTTGTGGTCGTTTGGTAATTGGCAGTTTATCGGACAAGATAGGGACATTAATGGCCTTGCGTCTTTGCCAAATATTATTATTAATGGGGGTTGCATCAATGTGTTATCCAACATTAACAATTAGTATTTTTTATGCCTCTGTTATTATGATTGCTTTTGGGTTTGGGGGGACGATTGCTGTTTACCCTGCATTAATCAGTGATTTTTATGGATTGCGGGGTGTAACCAAAAATTACGGATTTATTTATTTGGGATTTGGTATTGGTGGCTTGGTATCGAACATGATTTCTATGATCTCGCCAGGATTTTACCAAACGTTGCTAGTGTTGTTATCTATTGTTTTAATTTCTACATTGTTAACTTATCGTATCAAAAATAAACATTACGAGATTGTATAA
- the ccmD gene encoding heme exporter protein CcmD, whose product MTHLPYIIAAYGIAVICISSLAIHSWTRLKRAQKKLIALQQTQQNSKSCHEA is encoded by the coding sequence ATGACCCACTTACCTTATATTATCGCTGCCTATGGCATAGCAGTTATTTGTATCAGCAGTCTTGCTATACATTCATGGACACGTTTAAAAAGAGCACAGAAAAAATTAATTGCTCTTCAACAGACACAGCAAAATTCCAAATCTTGTCATGAAGCGTAA
- a CDS encoding Hint domain-containing protein, with protein sequence MTLGPKLPDGRQTVILVSDNNFNPSQYKTQFISFILDDGDACFLPGTFIKAQQGLVRVEDIIPGDLVYSLEQGTWRLRQVIWTGMQTAQVCSDCFDDMAGYPVCIRKDAIEEGVPFADLYVTAEHCMWFDDYFVPIRMLVNNKTIFYDRNIKTYDYYHIETDKHTVIMANGALSESFLDTGNRHYFTAKTAFATGKIKVKTWDHDAAFPLITKGGNAEQIFNRLNKRADMLGIGLVEQPLAKTDYPDLHLITNQGEILRPIENYKEKAVFELPADVHYVRLMSRTYRPCDVHGPFVDNRHVLGVLVGDIVLENASQDQKNYSHLFSQELSGWLPKAQLGIGRWTSGDAYIPLQKEDIGHFSKLSLQILEAGPYLIQN encoded by the coding sequence ATGACGCTGGGCCCAAAACTTCCAGATGGTCGTCAAACTGTTATCTTGGTTTCTGATAATAATTTCAATCCATCGCAATATAAAACACAGTTTATTAGCTTTATTTTAGATGATGGGGATGCATGTTTTTTGCCAGGAACTTTTATCAAAGCACAGCAAGGATTGGTGCGTGTTGAGGACATTATTCCTGGTGATTTGGTTTATAGTTTAGAGCAAGGGACATGGCGATTACGTCAAGTCATATGGACGGGTATGCAAACGGCTCAAGTTTGTTCAGACTGTTTTGATGATATGGCAGGATATCCCGTATGTATTAGAAAAGATGCAATTGAAGAAGGAGTTCCGTTTGCTGATTTATATGTAACAGCAGAACATTGTATGTGGTTTGATGATTATTTTGTACCAATACGGATGTTGGTGAATAATAAGACGATTTTCTATGATCGCAACATTAAGACCTATGATTATTATCATATTGAAACAGATAAACATACGGTTATTATGGCCAATGGTGCCTTATCAGAAAGCTTTTTAGATACAGGCAATCGCCATTATTTTACAGCCAAAACAGCTTTTGCCACAGGGAAAATTAAAGTAAAAACATGGGATCATGACGCAGCATTCCCTTTAATTACGAAAGGTGGAAATGCCGAACAAATTTTTAACCGTTTAAATAAACGTGCTGATATGTTGGGTATAGGTCTTGTCGAGCAGCCGTTGGCTAAAACAGATTATCCAGATTTACATTTAATTACAAATCAAGGTGAAATTTTGCGTCCTATTGAGAACTACAAAGAAAAGGCGGTTTTTGAATTACCCGCTGATGTACATTATGTGCGTTTGATGTCACGTACCTATCGCCCTTGTGACGTCCACGGCCCTTTTGTTGATAATAGACATGTATTGGGTGTACTGGTTGGGGATATTGTATTAGAAAATGCAAGTCAAGATCAAAAAAATTATTCCCATTTATTTAGTCAGGAATTATCAGGATGGTTACCAAAAGCACAATTGGGTATAGGGCGGTGGACATCAGGTGATGCCTATATCCCATTGCAAAAGGAAGATATAGGTCATTTTTCCAAATTATCTTTACAAATTTTAGAGGCTGGTCCCTATTTAATACAGAATTAA
- a CDS encoding glycosyltransferase, translated as MAPILEHSVCPKHQNRWCLILVKNNDKNQQHIPLLASLHHYDSNIWEETLFIHNHPSLPASWQIGITFIAKECDKVRVNPIHHHGGDLSIESYQLTLYPLSRIKAACFLGFLKPTRILKALIGSPLQLTKRLRIAINQNCTQTGTYLSYTHWCKFYDQWTSQDKIALQQSIYFQKLPDIHIRLYAPQNAKDQRTAQSIGDQWASLQQTKSKINYVAIIQNNEILSPHALMVFADQAARYNFPAALYADSDEINLYQHRTRPLFKPDVGFPVLLSGLLTQDVWVVRQDIIQAFHKIHSTPFQSAYAHRLALAIYIYNQHLSVRHIPFILSHRHTPPTPQILAETKKITQKELQQYPWETYIQKTKFPFEIQFSSDQEPITLVIPTTIQSKTIYHCIHSVLTDTDYPNFKVVLVISQSTPLTKKQRFWLRPLLVNKNLKVLWLKEQKFNFSKSCNYGIQHSQSPFIAIVNDDIQPKDPQWLHFMMGHMQDTTVGAVGAKLYYPNGQIQHGGIIMGAASVCEHAGRFKNNNYDILNYDHDVSAVTGACMVIRRSAYNKIQGFNEKYEIAYNDIDFCLRLRQENFRIIQCQHARLIHYESLSLGNHYTGERAGKERQEMISIRHQWHQLYDHDPFYNPNLSLQRGMDYQLAFPPYVTKPFAQKNKFYD; from the coding sequence ATGGCACCCATCTTAGAACATTCTGTATGCCCTAAACATCAAAATCGATGGTGCCTAATTTTGGTGAAAAACAACGATAAGAATCAACAACATATTCCTTTACTAGCATCTTTACACCATTATGATAGCAATATTTGGGAAGAAACCCTATTTATCCACAATCATCCTTCTTTACCGGCGTCATGGCAAATTGGAATAACCTTTATTGCCAAAGAATGCGATAAAGTACGAGTTAACCCCATTCATCACCATGGTGGCGATCTATCTATCGAAAGTTACCAATTAACGCTTTATCCACTTTCACGTATTAAAGCGGCATGCTTTCTTGGTTTTCTAAAACCCACTCGCATTTTAAAAGCATTGATTGGCTCTCCTTTGCAGCTGACAAAACGACTGCGCATAGCGATTAATCAAAATTGTACACAGACTGGAACTTATTTATCTTATACGCATTGGTGTAAATTTTACGATCAATGGACAAGCCAGGATAAAATTGCTTTACAACAAAGTATATATTTTCAAAAATTACCTGATATTCATATCCGACTTTATGCACCTCAAAATGCCAAAGATCAACGAACAGCCCAATCCATTGGTGATCAATGGGCCAGCCTTCAACAAACAAAGAGCAAAATTAATTACGTTGCTATCATACAAAATAATGAAATACTGTCGCCCCATGCTTTAATGGTTTTCGCTGACCAAGCAGCACGATATAATTTCCCAGCAGCCCTTTACGCAGATTCTGATGAAATTAACTTGTATCAACATCGCACTCGTCCCCTTTTTAAACCTGATGTTGGTTTTCCAGTTCTGTTGAGTGGCCTGTTAACCCAAGATGTTTGGGTCGTCCGCCAAGATATTATACAGGCTTTTCATAAAATTCACTCTACTCCTTTTCAGTCGGCATATGCCCATCGTTTGGCCTTAGCCATATATATTTATAACCAACATCTTTCCGTTCGTCATATCCCTTTTATTCTTAGTCATCGTCACACGCCGCCAACACCACAAATTTTAGCAGAAACCAAGAAAATCACGCAAAAAGAATTACAACAATACCCATGGGAAACCTATATACAAAAAACGAAATTCCCTTTTGAAATTCAGTTTTCATCAGACCAAGAACCCATTACTCTCGTCATTCCAACCACCATTCAATCTAAAACTATTTATCACTGTATCCACTCTGTCCTTACCGACACGGATTATCCTAATTTTAAAGTTGTTTTAGTCATTTCACAATCAACCCCACTGACCAAAAAACAACGTTTTTGGCTACGTCCTTTATTGGTCAATAAAAATCTAAAGGTGTTGTGGTTAAAAGAGCAAAAATTCAATTTTTCAAAAAGCTGCAATTACGGCATTCAACACAGTCAATCCCCGTTTATTGCCATCGTTAATGATGATATTCAACCTAAAGATCCACAATGGCTGCATTTCATGATGGGACATATGCAAGACACAACCGTTGGTGCTGTAGGGGCAAAATTATACTATCCAAATGGACAAATACAGCATGGGGGCATTATTATGGGAGCTGCCAGTGTATGTGAGCATGCAGGACGGTTTAAAAATAATAATTACGATATCCTGAATTACGATCATGATGTTTCCGCAGTTACAGGGGCCTGTATGGTTATCAGGCGCAGTGCCTATAATAAAATACAGGGCTTTAATGAAAAATATGAAATTGCTTATAATGACATCGATTTTTGCCTTAGATTACGTCAAGAAAATTTTCGTATTATCCAATGTCAACATGCCCGATTAATCCATTATGAATCCTTGTCCTTAGGCAATCATTACACAGGAGAAAGAGCAGGAAAAGAGCGTCAGGAAATGATATCCATACGTCATCAATGGCATCAATTATACGATCATGATCCTTTTTATAATCCCAACCTATCCCTACAACGAGGAATGGATTATCAACTAGCCTTTCCACCATATGTTACTAAACCCTTTGCCCAAAAAAATAAATTCTATGACTGA
- a CDS encoding YciI family protein codes for MLFAVMCTDKLGCFETRMAVRPEHLVYLKKYESHIKICGPLSNHDGKSCGSLIIIDMENQSAVEQFAQNDPYAKAGVFESVIIRPFRMIGYEGKMLET; via the coding sequence ATGTTATTTGCAGTTATGTGTACGGATAAACTGGGTTGTTTCGAAACCAGAATGGCGGTACGTCCTGAGCATCTGGTGTATTTGAAAAAATATGAAAGTCACATAAAGATTTGTGGTCCTTTGTCCAATCACGACGGCAAGAGCTGTGGTTCTTTGATTATTATCGATATGGAGAATCAAAGCGCAGTAGAGCAGTTTGCTCAAAACGATCCTTACGCCAAGGCTGGTGTATTTGAAAGTGTTATTATTCGCCCATTTAGAATGATCGGATATGAAGGAAAAATGTTGGAAACATAA
- a CDS encoding ABC transporter ATP-binding protein, with the protein MTDACPPTISIQNLHLSFQNRDIFSNLCTQFLGGKFNILLGSSGVGKSSLLKMIAGLIPISQGKITWDNTLPLPRQISYMGQQDLLMPWATILHNVTLGSKLRAVKPDKNRAKQIIQQVGLVDVVHQYPSQLSGGMRQRVALARTLYENRPVVLMDEPFSALDSVTRTKMQDYTVKLLQGKTVILITHDPFEACRIGEHIQILAGKPVQIYTIPPIDGTIPRHPNDPIVQQTQADLLTLLIQKSSS; encoded by the coding sequence ATGACTGACGCTTGTCCCCCCACCATTTCTATCCAAAACCTGCATTTATCCTTTCAAAATCGTGACATTTTCTCCAATCTTTGCACTCAATTTTTAGGCGGAAAATTTAATATTTTATTGGGTTCCAGCGGCGTTGGAAAAAGCAGTTTATTAAAAATGATTGCAGGTCTTATCCCCATATCCCAAGGGAAAATTACTTGGGATAACACTTTGCCTTTGCCCCGACAAATCAGTTATATGGGACAACAAGATTTGTTGATGCCTTGGGCTACGATTTTGCATAACGTTACGTTGGGATCTAAATTACGTGCTGTAAAACCAGATAAAAACCGCGCAAAACAAATCATACAACAAGTAGGGCTGGTCGACGTTGTACATCAATATCCATCTCAATTATCAGGTGGAATGCGTCAACGTGTTGCACTGGCACGAACCCTATATGAAAACCGACCTGTGGTTTTAATGGATGAACCATTTTCAGCCCTGGACAGTGTGACACGTACTAAAATGCAAGATTACACTGTAAAGTTGTTACAAGGGAAAACTGTTATTTTAATCACCCACGATCCTTTTGAAGCTTGCCGTATAGGTGAGCATATTCAAATTTTAGCAGGAAAACCTGTTCAAATATATACTATTCCCCCAATAGATGGAACAATCCCCCGCCATCCCAATGACCCAATTGTGCAGCAAACCCAAGCTGATTTACTGACCTTGTTAATCCAAAAAAGCTCTTCGTAA